DNA from Prosthecobacter debontii:
GTCTCGGACGTTTTGCTGCGGCAGATGTGCTCGCCACCGTGCCGCTGCCCGGTTTCGACAATTCAATGATGGATGGCTATGCCGTGCAGAGCCGTGCTCTTGGTTTTGCGAAGGTGGTGGGAGAACAGCCCGCCGGGGCTCAGCTTGATCTGGTCTGTGGGGAAGGGGAAGCCATCCGGATCTTCACGGGTGCGCCGCTGCCAGCGGGTGCGGATGCCGTGGTGATGCAGGAGGATGTGGAGCGCACAGGGGACTCCATCCGCTGGCAGGAGTCTTTGCAGGCTGGCGAAAATGTGCGCCACCGGGGTGCAGACCTCTGTGAGGGCCAGATGATTTTGAAAGTGGGGGATAAACTGACCGCCGGCAGGATCGGCGTGCTTGCTTCCCAAGGATTCACCTCGATTCGGGTGATTAAGCCGCCGAGAGTGGCGGTTTTGAGCACGGGCAATGAATTGATTGCACCCGGATTACCCCTTTCGGCAGGGCAGATTTACAATAGCAATGGTTTCATGCTGCAAGCGCTCTTGATGGCGCAGGGGATCGAGGACATTTCCTCAAGTCATTGCCAGGATGATTTCGACCAGACCGTGCAGACACTGAAGCAACTGCTGGCCACGCATGATGTGGTGTTGCTCAGTGGTGGTGTCTCCGTTGGCGATCACGACCAGATCAAACCTGCTCTCCAGGCGCTTGGGATCAAACCCGATCTCTGGCGGGTCAATGTGAAGCCTGGGAAGCCCTTTTTATTCGCACAGCATGAGGGGAAACTGATCTTCGGACTGCCGGGAAATCCGGTCTCGAGCTACGTCACTTATCAGATCTTTGTGAAACCTGCCTTGATGAAGAGGATGGGGGCTAGACAGGTTGAGCCCACTCGTTTGCGGGTCGTTTCGGCCCAGTCCCTTCACAATGATGGAAACCGTCCGCATTATCTTCGTGGGATTTTGAAGGAGGGTGCTTTTCGTGTTCAAGGTCTTCAAGAAAGCCATGCCCTTTTTGCTCTTAGTCAGGCGGATGCTCTCCTGCGTTTGGAGGCGGGAGCGACCGTGGCAGCAGGGGAGCCCGTGGAGGTCTTGATTTAGGCGTAAAACCAGAGGCGCTTTTTCGCGGATGCTTTCGAATGTTTAGGGAGCCCATGCTGGCTTTCTCACCAGAGTCGGCCTGTGGTTTGACACTTGGCACCCCTCATGCGAGGGAAAACGGTTTTTTCGAAATGAAGTATCTCACGGTTATCCGACATGCCAAATCCAGTTGGGCTCTGGCCGGCTTGGCAGACCATGATCGTCCATTGAACGAAAGGGGGCTCAAAGCCGCACCGGCTGTGGCGTCCTTTCTCCACCGGACTTATTTTGGAGGTGGAAATTCATCGCCACTCCTCCCTCTGCCGGATCGCTTGGTCTCCAGCACGGCAGCTCGGGCGCTAGCGACGGCTAAAATTACCTTGGAAACGCTGGGGATGCCTTTGGAGACGCTGCTCCTGGATTCCCGCCTTTATTTGGCCGAGGCCGGACGCATTCTCAAAGTGGTGCAGCAGTTCGACGAGAACTGGGCTCACGCCATGATCTTTGGACACAATCCCGGGCTTCAGGAATTTGCTGATCAGATGCTGATGCGTGCTCAGGTTCCGCGGATGCCGACCTGCACTGCCGTCCTGATGGCGATCCCCCAGGCTTATTGGGGGCTGGCCGATTGGGGACAAGCGCAATTGATCGGCTACATCACGCCGAAAACATTGGAACGCCGCTTTCCTCAGCTTTACGCAGGGATCTCAGTCGCCGAGGGCGACGACTGAAGAAAAAAGGGCAGGGGATTAGGCCTTCTGCAGGTAGGTGAAAACGATCACTCCCAAGAGAAGAAAAGAACCAGCGATGAGCATTCCAAGGATCATAGTAAGGGTAGCTTGCCAGATTCCTGAGTTCTGACAAATGAAATTTCTTCTTGCTAAGCAGCTTACTTGAGGCATTTTCGCCGCCCCTATGGCAAAAACAGCTTGGCTTGAACGCGAAAAGCGCAAACAAAAGACCGTCAATAAATACGCAAAGCTCCGTGCAGAGCTGAAAGCGAATGGTGATTACGTGGGATTGTCCCTTCTGCCACGCGATTCCAGCCCCACTCGCTTGACCAACCGCTGCCGTGTGTCCGGCCGTCGTCGCGCTTACATGCGCCGCTTCCAGATGTCCCGTCTCACCTTCCGTGAAATGGCACTGGCTGGCCTGATCCCCGGGGTGACCAAGTCGAGCTGGTAAGAGCCAGATTCAGGTCCAGGGAAAGTCTCTCTGGACCTCTTCCAGGGAGACGTGGAAAGTATCATCATGCCCACGTATTCCTACATTGCCGAAAATCCAGAAGAGGGATGTCCCTCTTGCAAGCGCGGTTTTGATCTTCGCCGCCCGATGGATCGTGCACCTTTAACCCACTGCCCGCTTTGCCGTAAACCGGTGAAAAAGCTCGTCAGTGGATTTTCTACCCCGAAGATCACCAAGCCCCTGTCCATCTCGGATGCCAAGAAAGCGGGCTTTACCATTTTAGAAAAGCGCTGCGATGGCAACTACGAGCGGCTTTAATCTTGCTGCATCGCTCCTTCGTTAGCGCGAAATCATGAATACCTCTCTTTCGATCTCTCACCTGCTCGCCCTGGGCTCGGGTTCTCATGAGGTATTACATGAGTGGAATCTCACACCTGGAGAGATTGGCTGGTCCGCCTTCCTGGTTTTGTTCTTTGTCCTGCTTAATGCCTTCTTCGTGGCGGCTGAGTTTGCCATCGTGAAGGTCCGGAGCACCCAGCTTGATGCACTGGTTGAGGAGGGACATGCAGGTGCGAAAGTGGCTCGAAATGCGCTGAAAAACCTCGATGGTTATCTCTCCGCAACTCAGTTAGGAATTACTCTGGCCAGCATCGCCCTGGGGATGATTGGTGAGCCCTACGTGGCACGTGTGATTCAGCCGCTGATGTGGAAAATGGGGGTGACCAGCGATGCGATCATCTCATCCGTCTCTATCGGTATCGGCTTTGGGGTGGTGACTTTCCTACATGTGGTTCTGGGGGAATTGACGCCGAAGTCTTTGGCGATTCGCAAATCCCTAGCGACGACGCTGGTTATCTGTGCGCCACTGCATTTCTTTTACATCCTGTTCAAGCCAGCCATCTGGATTCTCAATGGGACGGCCAACTGGTTGTTGAAAACGCTGTTCAGGCTAGAACCTGCCTCTGAGAGTGAACTGGCTCATTCGGAAGAAGAGTTGCGCCATATCGTGGCGGAAAGTCAGAAGTCCAAAGAGGTGACGGAAACTGAAAAGGACATTCTGCTAAATGCGCTGGCCCTGAATGACCGCTGCGTGCGCGATGTCATGACCCCCCGTAACCAAGTGATCTCCCTGGATGCGGATGACTCCTTTGAGGCCAACCTCAAGGTCGCTGTGGATACCAAGCACACCCGTTATCCCCTGGTCGAAGGCCATTTGGATCATAGCATTGGCTTGATCCACATCAAAGACTTGCTTACCCTGGTCAACAAACCCTCGCCCGACCTGCGCAAGATCAAACGTGATCTGCCAATGGTGCCGGAGATGATGCCGATTGATAAGCTGCTGAGGTTTTTCCTGGACAAGCATGTGCATATCGCTCTCGCCGTGGACGAGTATGGCGGCACGGTCGGTGTGGTGACGTTGGATAACGTCATGGAAGAGATTGTTGGAGACATCCAAGATGAATTTGATCAGGAGAACAGTGAGTTTCGTCGGGTGAACGATGCGGAGTTTGTCGTCGAGGGGACGCTGAATCTCTATGAGTTGGCTGAAAAGGTTGGTCTGGAGATTGAAAGTGAAGAGGTGACCACCATCGGTGGATACGTGACCCACCTGCTGGGGCATCTGCCCAAAGTGGGAGAACAGGTGATCATTGAAGATTACGAAGTGACCACCTCGAAGGCCAGTCCTCGCCGAGTGGAGCAACTCCACTTCAAAAAGCGTCCTCAAGAAGAAGCATCGAGTGACGAAAGCTCGACATCGGATGAAGAAGGTGACGAATAGCGCTTTCAGTTGCGGTCTCCGTTAGTCTCGGTTTAAACGCTGGCATGAATTTAGATTCTCCACGTCTCGGCATCCTGGCAGTTGTTTCCGGCCCTTCTGGCACGGGAAAAACGACGCTGTGCCGCAAGGTCTGTGATGGTGTGCATGCGGTCTTTTCGGTCTCCTGCACCACCCGCCCACCACGGCCTGGAGAAGAACATGGGAAGGACTATTTCTTTCTCACGGAGGAGGATTTTCTCGCCCGCGTAGATCGTGGGGAGTTCTTTGAATATGCGCGGGTGCACAACCGCTGGTATGGCACGCTGAAAAGCTACGTCTATGACTACCTCCGTCGTGGTGTGGACGTGTTCATGGACATTGATGTGCAAGGAGCCGCTCAGGTGCGTGGTTGTGAAGATGAGCTGGTTATCCGCTGCATGACGGACATCTTTGTCATGCCGCCGAGCTTGCAGGAGTTGCGGCAACGTTTGTTAGGTCGGAATACGGAAAGTGAGGAGGTCTTTGAATTGCGCATGCGCAATGCTGAGGCGGAGCTCCAGCATTGGCGTGACTACCGCTACTGCCTCGTCAGTGATACTCGCGAGAGTGACGAGGCTCGTTTTAAAGCCATGATCCAGACCGAACGCCTGCGTTCGAGTCTGGTGATCTGAGATCGTCGACAGCAAATCTGCCAACCACCTGGTTGGCTGACCACTTCCGTCAGCCACGTCATGCAGCATATTCGACGAGGGCTTTGATCACCTTGCGGCGAGCCACTTCGTCAAAGGCTTCCGCGATTTGGTCGAGCGGAAAGCGGTGGGTGATGAACTCCGCCGAAGTGAGCCGTCCTTCTCGTATCCATCGGCAGAGTTGGGGCTGGCTTTCTTTTTCATACTTCCGGGTCGGCCACTGATGGACGAACAGGTTGAAATTGAAGTCAGCCTTGGACTTATCGATGTGCAGGACCTGATGCGTGAGCACTCCATAGATGCAGTGGGAGCCGCCTCGGCGGAGAAGGGGGAGCCCCTGCTGAAGAATGTCGGGGTGACCGACGGCATCGATGACCGCATCAAGCTTCTTGGCTCGTTCGATTTTATCCCCAGGAGCAAAAGCTGCATCGGCTCCAAAAGCCAAAGCCTTGGCTTGTTTATCGGCGTGACGATCCACGATGCCGATCCAACCCAAACCAAATAACCGACCGAGTTTGACAAAGCTCAAGCCTACGGGGCCTGCTCCGTAGATGATCACATCATCCCCCGGCTGGAGATGAAAGTCGCGGAAAGCTCCCAACACTTCTCGCCAAGTGCATAGAAGCACGGCCTCCTCTGGTGGAATGTCGGCATCCACGCGGGTTTGGATTTCATAACACTCGAACCACCCGTGCGCTTCATCCGCCACGCCGTCAGCGACCATTGCATCATGGTCATTGGCCAAGGTGTATTCACCAAAACCGCCCCAGCCAGAGTCCACCCCTTCCATTTGCAGATCGAAGGAAAGGCCGCCGACGGCGCGATCTCCGACGGCGAAGTTTTTCACCTTGTCCCCCACGGCAACAACGATGCCGACGCTTTCATGGCCGAGTGCGAAGGGAAACTTGTCTTCCATGCCGGGGAAGTTGCCATGCAGGAGCTCGCTATCGGTGCGGTTGCAGAGGCAGGCACACTCGGTTTTGACCAAGGCTTGATAAGGCCCGGGTTTCGGGACAGGAGTCTCAAGGATTTCAATCTGGCCGGGGTGGATGGCGATAACGGATTTCATGAAAAGGAGTTCTGCATTTAGAAACCATTCTAAATGTGGAAAAGGGCTAGCCTGTCGGAGGTTTGGAATGAGGCCAAGTTTTTTGTGAGAGAATTTGCCCGGCTTAAAACGGGCTTGGAATTAAAACGGATTGGGCTTGTGATAGATTTCTAAATTTGGAATCGTTTCTAAATTTGGAAATGAAAAAGCCTTCTGACGATCTTGCTGCCATCTCTCTGGATGATAATTCCACAGCTCCGGGGACGGAGCGCACCTTGGCCATCCTGGAATTGCTGGGAAGGCATCGGGCGGGGTTAAGTCTCACGGAAATCGCGCGAGACTTGAACCTCCCGGTGAACTCTGTGTTCCGCATTGCAGGCACTCTGCATGCGCGAGGCTATTTGCAGCGGCGGGAGGATGATAAGCGCTTCGTGCTGACCAATAAACTGTTTGATCTTTCCCGACCTCAAGTGCGTGAGAAGAGCCTCGTCGTCTGCGCCATGGAGTCGCTGAAATGGCTGCGGGATGAGACTGGGGAGACGGTGCAGCTTTTGTGCTCGGTCAATCACAAGATGACGCTGCTGGAGCAGTGCATTTCCACTCAGCCGATCAAGGTCAGCAGCACGGTTGGGCTGCAAGTGCCCATGTATTCCTGTGCGCCTGGGAAAGCGGTGCTGGCGCATCTACCCGACGCTGAGTTGGAGAGCTTCTTCAACCAAGTCACGCTGAAGCAATTTACATCGACGACCCAAGCCACACGGAAGGCTCTGGAAGAGGATCTTGGGAAGATCCGCAAGCGAGGTTACTCCGTGGATTTGGCGGAAGGGCTGGAGGGGATTCACTGTGTCGGCGCGGCCATTGTGGATGAATACCGTTATCCCGTGGCGGCTATCACCGTGATGGCACCGGCTTTTCGTCTGAAACGGGATGGTTTTGAACAAGCGGGCCGTAAGTGTCTGCAAGCGGCTGAAAACATCACCCGGAGGCTTTTGGCATGAATAAACTCATTCCACTTTTCTTGAGTGTCGGTGGTATGGTCATAGCGGCCCCATCGGCTCAGCAGTTAGAGTTCTTTGAGTCGCGCATTCGTCCTGTCCTGGCTCAGGAGTGCTATGAGTGTCATAGCGAGTCCGGGAAGCAGAAAGGAGGGCTTCTGCTGGATTCCCGACCTGGATGGCAGGCGGGTGGGGATACCGGTGAAGCCATCCTTCCTGGAAATCCCTCGGCGTCCCTGTTGCTGCAATCCATCCGCCAGACGCATGAGGATCTGAAGATGCCGAAGAATGGAGCGAAGCTGGATGACTCCGTGATTGCCGACTTCGAGAAATGGATTGCTGAAGGGGCTTACGATCCGCGTGAGCAGGCTCCCAACGCTGAACAACTGGCCAAAGAGACGGATTGGAGTGCGGTGCTTCAGCGCCGCAAGCAGTGGTGGTGTTTCCAGCCGATTCAGCCCGGTGCCTTGAAAGCCGATGCCTCTGCTCCAGCGGTGGCGACTGAGGTGGATCGTCAGCTTTTAGTGAAGCTGAAGGAGCAGGGGATCGGTCCCGCAGGGCCAGCTTCTGCCAGCACTTTGATCCGCCGTGCCAGTTACATTTTGACCGGACTCCCACCGAAGCCTGAAGAGGTGGAAGCCTTTGTCCTTGAAGCGGAGAAGTCGCCACAGGCTTATGAGCAACTCGTGGATCGCCTGTTGGCCAGCCCTCACTATGGCGAGCGCTGGGCACGGCATTGGCTGGATTGGGTGCGTTACGCAGAGAGTTACGGCAGTGAGGGTGATGCGCGCATTCCTTATGCCTGGCGCTATCGTGACTATGTGATCCGGGCCTTCAATCAAGATGTGCCTTATCCTCAGATGCTGCGGGAAGCGATTGCCGGAGATCTTTTACCCCAACCACGTTTGCAAAATGGGATCAATGAAAGTGCTTTGGGCATCGGCCAACTGCGCATGGTGTTGCATGGCTTTTCGCCCACGGATTCGCTGGATGAACTGGTGACCTTCACGGATAACCAGATCGATACGGTGACCAAGAGCTTCCAAGCACTGACGGTGTCCTGCGCACGTTGCCATAACCACAAGTTTGATGCGATCAGCCAGACTGATTTCTACGCCCTCTACGGCATCTTTACGAGTGCACGCCCCGCCGTGGTGGATGTGAATGCGCCAGGAACAGGGGATGCGGAGCGCGCTGAACTGGGCAACATCAAGACGCAGATCAAGCAGGTGATGGCGGAGGCTTGGCTGAAAGCAGCCGCTAAGCTGCCGGCCAAACCCGATGCGGTGCAGCCGCCGAAGCCTGTAGCGACATGCGCCTGGGATCTTCAAACCGAGGCGTGGTTTACCAGTGGCAATGGGGTGAAGCAAGGACGCACGGAGGCGGGGGAATTCAGCGTGCAGCTCAAAGGCGACAACGTCATCGCGAGGGTGTATCCTGGTGGAATCTTCAGTGACTTGATCTCGCCCAAAGATCGTGGGGTCATCATGAGCAAACGCTTCAAGTGTGAAGGAGGTACCTTGTGGTTTCGTGCGTCCGGCTCAGGTGGCGTGAAGGCCAAGTATGTGGTGCAGAACTATCCTCGCACAGGCACCATTCATCGCGCCAAAGAGTTTCGTGAAGAGAAGGATGAGACACTCGGCTGGCATAAGCTGGACCTCAACTACTGGAAGGGGGATGATCTCTTCCTTCAGCTCGCGACAGTGGCGGATATGCCCGCTGAAGCGAATGAGAATGCAAGTTCCTGGTTTGGCATCACCGAGGCTTTTGTGACGGCGGGGGATGAGTCGCCTCCTTCGGTGGTCGTGGGAGGGAATCCTCTGGATGCGGTCACCGCGTGGAAGGCGGGCAAGCTGACGGATGCTCAAGCGGAATTGCTGGGATCTCTGCTGCGCCAGGGCAAGCTACCCAATGATGTGAAAGCGGTGCCTGAGGCGGCTGCTCTGTTGGCGAAGTATCGGGAGGTCGAAGCCACCCTGCCTCAACCGACTCGTGCGCCGGGTGCCCTGGATGCGGATGGCTATGATGCACCGCTGTTTGCTCGTGGCGACCACAAGCAGCCGATGGAACCGGTAGCACGTCGTTTCTTGGATGGCATCAATCCCACGCCGTACCATCCCCAGGGCAGTGGTCGCTTGGAATTGGCAGAAAGTCTGACGGCAGCCGATAACCCGCTGACTTCACGGGTGATTGTGAATCGCCTCTGGCATCATGTCTTTGGCCGTGGACTTGTCGGAACACCGGATAACTTCGGTCGGTTAGGCGAAACTCCTTCGCATCCTGAACTGCTGGATACCCTGGCCGCCTATTTCCAATCCAGTGGTGGAAGCATGAAACAACTCATCAAGGCCCTGCTCTTGACTGAGGCTTTTCAACGCCGTGATGAATCCTCTTCGCCACTCGTGGTCGAAAAAGACCCGGAAAACAAACTTCTCAGCCACTGGAGTGTGAGACGTCTTGAGGCGGAAGCCATTCGTGACAGCATCCTCACCCTGTCCGGCAAGATGGATGAGAAGCTGTATGGCGAGCCTGTGTATGGCAAAGATGGACGCCGCAGTCTTTACGTCGGGGTCATCCGCAATAGCCTGGAGCCATTCCTGACAGCCTTTGATATGCCGGTGCCTTCCAGCACTCGCGGGCGCCGTGATGTGACCAATGTGCCTGCGCAGTCTCTCGCCTTATTGAATGATCCCGTGATCATCAACTGGAGCGCCGAATGGGCGCGTCGAGTTCTGGCTCATTCTGGAGATGAGGCGCGTGTGCAGACGTTGTTCATGCAAAGCCTGGGACGCTCTGCGACACCACGTGAATTGGCGGGAAGCTTGGCGTTTGTGAAAAAGTCCGCCGAGTTTGCCCAAGCTCAACAAGATCACTTGGTGGCCTTGGATCAACGGCGGCATGCCCTCCAGGATGAGGTGCAAGGCATTCTGGAGCCGGTGCGTGCCAAGCTCAATGCCCAACAAAAAATGCCGGAAGCAACCGATGCTCCCGTGCCCTTTGCGGAATGGACCTTTGATCAGGATGGAAGGGATGCTCAGGGACATCTGCCGCTGAAGCTCGAAGGCTCAGCACGAGTCGTTGATGGCGCGTTAGTCTTGGATGGACGCACCGCCTTGGCCCGCAGTGAGCGGCTACCTAAACATGTGCAGGCTAAAACTCTGGAGGCCTGGGTGATGCTGGACACCCTGGATCAAAAAGGCGGCGGTGTCATGACCTTGCAAGATCGGCGCGGCATGGTCTTCGATGCCATCGTGTATGCCGAGCGGGCTCCTCAAGAGTGGCTGTCGGGGAGTAACAATCATCGCCGGACTCAAGAATTCGGCGGACCCGCCGATACAGAGGTGGATAAACGGCCCGTGCACCTGGCCATCACCTACGATCAAGGCAAGGTTATCGGTTATCGCGACGGCGTGCGTTATGGGGAACCCTACACCACGGCAGAAGTGGCGGAGTTCGAAGCTGGGGATGCAGAAATTTTGCTAGGATGCCGTCACGGCGCTGTGGGTGGCAATCGAATGCTGCGTGGTCGTATCCTGCGGGCTCGTTTGTATGACCGGGCCTTGACGGAGCAGGAAGTGGCTTTGTCTCGCCACGTGGAAGCTACAGCGGTGACAGAACTGGATGTGATGAAAGCCCTCACAGAGGCTCAACGCGAGCAGGTGGACAACGCCCGCCATGAGCTGAATCAAATCATGGGACAGCTTACCACGCAGGAGGAAGCGGCGGCCAAACTCAACCCCGAAACCGCTGGTTGGGAGAGTCTGGGCTTATCCCTGATCAACCTGAAAGAGTTCATCTACCTTCGCTGAAGCGACTCTTCTTTTTTCAACTTTTACCCTCAGACTGATTTATGAATTCATGCTTTACGCGGCGTCATCTTCTGACCCATGCCTCGACAGGGTTTGGGCTCGCGGCCTTATCGGGTCTCATGCAGCAGCAGAGCCATGCAGAGATCATCACGCATCGTGCCAAGCGCTTCGCACCTCGGGCGCGCAGCGTGATTTTTTGTTATATGAGCGGGGGAGTCTCTCATGTGGATTCGTTTGATCCCAAACCTACGCTGGAAAAGTATGCGGGTAAGCCGCCGCCCTTCGCGACGGCACGCACGCAGTTTAACAACGATGGCGTCATTCAGCCCTCACACTGGGGTTTTAAAAACTATGGCCAGAGTGGCCTGCCCGTGAGTGATCTGTTCCCTAACATGGCCAGTGTAGCGGATGAGCTGTGTGTGGTGCGCAGCATGACGGCGAAGTTCAGCGAGCATGCCCAGGGCAATTTTTTCATGCACACGGGCTTCCCATTCGTCGGGTATCCCAGTGCAGGGGCTTGGACAAGCTATGGGTTAGGCACGGAGTCCAGTGATTTGCCTGGTTATGTGGTGCTCCAGAGTGGCAGTGCCACAGCCCCCCACGGCGGTGTCGGTTTGTTTGGAAACGGCTTCTTGCCTGCGCAGCATCAGGCCTCGATCATCAAGGCGGATAGCAGCGAACCTGTGAGGAATATCCAGCCACGTGAGGTCGCTGCACTTCAGCGGCAGCGGCTGAATTTCATCGAGGGCATGGATCAAAACTTCCTCGGTGAACTCGGGGCCAACAGTCAGGTTGAGGCGGCGATTCAAAACTATGAGATGGCCTGGCGCATGCAGGCGGCTGTGCCGGAGCTCTGTGACATCCGGGGAGAGTCGGAGGCGACGAAGAAAATGTATGGCCTGGATGGGCCTGAAAGTTCACGGACCGCTTACGCGCGGCAGTGCCTGCTGGCACGTCGATTGGTGGAGCGTGGCGTGCGTTTTGTCGAGTTGAGTTGCTTGGCGCAAAACATTGGCGGCGGACAAGCGGCCAACCCGTGGGATCAGCATGGGGCTTTGAAAAAGGGCCATGGCAAAATGGCCGAGCAGGTGGATCAACCTATTGCGGCCTTGATCAAGGATCTAAAGTCACGTGGATTGCTGGACAGCACCCTGGTGATCTGGGCCGGTGAGTTTGGCCGCACCCCGTTCGCTCAAGGCAGTGATGGACGCGATCATAACCCCTACGGTTTCAGCATTTGGATGGCCGGTGGCGGTGTGAAAGGCGGTATGACCTTGGGCGAGACCGATGAGTTTGGCTACAAGGCCGTGGATAAGGTGCAGACCGTCTATGACCTCTGGGCCACAGTTCTCTACCTCATGGGGGTGGATCACGAGCACCTGACGTATCTGTTCAGTGGTCGCAATGTGCGCCTGACAGACGTGCATGGGCACGTGATGAAGGAGATCTTGGCCTAACAAAAAACGGCTCCAGAGGTGATCTGGAGCCGCCCGGTTTAATTGAAAGGGGCGAGTGCGTCTCAGTGGCCGTGGCCACCCTTGCCGCCACTGCCTTCGGCGCTCTGGCGTTGCGCGGCTTCGCGGTCGAGGACCAGGAGGCTCGCGGGGTCGGTGCCAGCCAGCTTGAGGCGGTCCAGCATGTCACGCACAGTTTTCTCTTCTTCGATCTGCTCGTTGAGGAACCACAACAGCAGATTCTTGGAGGAGTGATCTTTCACCTGCTCGGCCAGATCATAAAGATCATTGATCTGTTGAGTGACGGCCTGCTCCTGCTTGAGGCTGTGCTCAAAGACATCAATCGGAGATTCAAAGCTGGCTTTCGGCTGAGCAATGGGCTTCAGCGAAACCACAGCGTCGCGGTCCACGAGATACTGATAGAACTTCAGCGCATGCATGGTTTCCTCACGGCTCTGGTTAAACATCCAGCTCGCAAAGCCAGCATAGGGGGTTTGTTCAAACCATGCCGCCATCGCAAGGTAGATGTAGCTGGAGGACATCTCGTTGTTGATCTGCTCATTGAGCAGCTCCGTCAATTTGGGGTTCAGTGTCATAAGGATGATCGGGGTTGCGGGTGGTGAAAGGATTCAAAGGCATAACGAATGCAAAGCAAGCTTTGGATGGCTTTGCCCCCTAGATGTTGATGGGAATCAATCGCAGCATTAACCTAAGTGCGCGTGAATCGCATCGGCCACCTGCACCCCGCGCGTGTAAGCTTCTTCAAATAAGGACATGCCGCTCATGTCGGAGTGGGCGAAGAAGATCGGGGGTTGAGCTTGCTGCATTTGCTCGCGAGCGTTGCCCCAGATGAACCCTGGCTCGGGGCGGATCATGCCATGCCCCCAGAGCCAGACATCCACCTGCTGCACATGCTCCCTGAGATCTGGATGCGCCATGTGGAGGGAGTGAAGGCTGCGCTCAGCCCAGTCACGATGGGTTTGTGTCTGCATCCACTGGCGGGTTTGAGCGGGCAGACCGGTATCCAGAGAGTCGTAGTGAGTGATGACCGTTTCACGGGGCACCGCCATCAGGTTCTGGTGGGTGGCGTTCACATACCCCAAACCATCGCTGTGATAAATGACATTGTCCCAAGCGGGGAGCACGCCTGGAGAGGGCGGGAGTTCATCCAGGGTGAGGTTGGTGAC
Protein-coding regions in this window:
- a CDS encoding ferritin; the encoded protein is MTLNPKLTELLNEQINNEMSSSYIYLAMAAWFEQTPYAGFASWMFNQSREETMHALKFYQYLVDRDAVVSLKPIAQPKASFESPIDVFEHSLKQEQAVTQQINDLYDLAEQVKDHSSKNLLLWFLNEQIEEEKTVRDMLDRLKLAGTDPASLLVLDREAAQRQSAEGSGGKGGHGH
- a CDS encoding DUF1501 domain-containing protein, encoding MNSCFTRRHLLTHASTGFGLAALSGLMQQQSHAEIITHRAKRFAPRARSVIFCYMSGGVSHVDSFDPKPTLEKYAGKPPPFATARTQFNNDGVIQPSHWGFKNYGQSGLPVSDLFPNMASVADELCVVRSMTAKFSEHAQGNFFMHTGFPFVGYPSAGAWTSYGLGTESSDLPGYVVLQSGSATAPHGGVGLFGNGFLPAQHQASIIKADSSEPVRNIQPREVAALQRQRLNFIEGMDQNFLGELGANSQVEAAIQNYEMAWRMQAAVPELCDIRGESEATKKMYGLDGPESSRTAYARQCLLARRLVERGVRFVELSCLAQNIGGGQAANPWDQHGALKKGHGKMAEQVDQPIAALIKDLKSRGLLDSTLVIWAGEFGRTPFAQGSDGRDHNPYGFSIWMAGGGVKGGMTLGETDEFGYKAVDKVQTVYDLWATVLYLMGVDHEHLTYLFSGRNVRLTDVHGHVMKEILA
- a CDS encoding DUF1553 domain-containing protein, producing MNKLIPLFLSVGGMVIAAPSAQQLEFFESRIRPVLAQECYECHSESGKQKGGLLLDSRPGWQAGGDTGEAILPGNPSASLLLQSIRQTHEDLKMPKNGAKLDDSVIADFEKWIAEGAYDPREQAPNAEQLAKETDWSAVLQRRKQWWCFQPIQPGALKADASAPAVATEVDRQLLVKLKEQGIGPAGPASASTLIRRASYILTGLPPKPEEVEAFVLEAEKSPQAYEQLVDRLLASPHYGERWARHWLDWVRYAESYGSEGDARIPYAWRYRDYVIRAFNQDVPYPQMLREAIAGDLLPQPRLQNGINESALGIGQLRMVLHGFSPTDSLDELVTFTDNQIDTVTKSFQALTVSCARCHNHKFDAISQTDFYALYGIFTSARPAVVDVNAPGTGDAERAELGNIKTQIKQVMAEAWLKAAAKLPAKPDAVQPPKPVATCAWDLQTEAWFTSGNGVKQGRTEAGEFSVQLKGDNVIARVYPGGIFSDLISPKDRGVIMSKRFKCEGGTLWFRASGSGGVKAKYVVQNYPRTGTIHRAKEFREEKDETLGWHKLDLNYWKGDDLFLQLATVADMPAEANENASSWFGITEAFVTAGDESPPSVVVGGNPLDAVTAWKAGKLTDAQAELLGSLLRQGKLPNDVKAVPEAAALLAKYREVEATLPQPTRAPGALDADGYDAPLFARGDHKQPMEPVARRFLDGINPTPYHPQGSGRLELAESLTAADNPLTSRVIVNRLWHHVFGRGLVGTPDNFGRLGETPSHPELLDTLAAYFQSSGGSMKQLIKALLLTEAFQRRDESSSPLVVEKDPENKLLSHWSVRRLEAEAIRDSILTLSGKMDEKLYGEPVYGKDGRRSLYVGVIRNSLEPFLTAFDMPVPSSTRGRRDVTNVPAQSLALLNDPVIINWSAEWARRVLAHSGDEARVQTLFMQSLGRSATPRELAGSLAFVKKSAEFAQAQQDHLVALDQRRHALQDEVQGILEPVRAKLNAQQKMPEATDAPVPFAEWTFDQDGRDAQGHLPLKLEGSARVVDGALVLDGRTALARSERLPKHVQAKTLEAWVMLDTLDQKGGGVMTLQDRRGMVFDAIVYAERAPQEWLSGSNNHRRTQEFGGPADTEVDKRPVHLAITYDQGKVIGYRDGVRYGEPYTTAEVAEFEAGDAEILLGCRHGAVGGNRMLRGRILRARLYDRALTEQEVALSRHVEATAVTELDVMKALTEAQREQVDNARHELNQIMGQLTTQEEAAAKLNPETAGWESLGLSLINLKEFIYLR